In Lineus longissimus chromosome 7, tnLinLong1.2, whole genome shotgun sequence, a genomic segment contains:
- the LOC135491466 gene encoding SET and MYND domain-containing protein 4-like: MAEIEISGGVFHNFYQTISEELKSSGKLDELSAEFAKLKTDEERAKFVLELEIVNETMKIEENFNGKSLEEAKVLRENGNQSFQKKYYYNALQHYNDCIRKVPLDADNPEGKNELALAYGNRSAVLYHLKDYEQSLIDIGLALECGFPPELHFKLYDRQGKCYRELKKKGDAVAAFKKASELLQQSNLDESKKLNWENDIRTQAEACQKLSAEKPKTKDSQKNIYKKPKIPVFPPSCNKNDKFPCASAVFELKDSAEQGRCAVVSKDVRVGEVLIVEKPFGSVLLAPYYMTHCYNCMKRTIGTYPCPNCCTVNFCSKECQQVALDSFHKNECKYLSNINLTDNCWGHLVHRVILRAGYDKLTSFKEYLKNEGGNVDWNKFGCGDGDVWAENDLRTVRSLMTHDSDRTPADLFLRAIKAVFLLKCLQKGGFFGEEAKSEDVVFVGGLLLSLLQLCPCNAHEVSEIEVSRKGIRHAKSLEIGAGLYPTMSLLNHSCNPTVVRHYYGDVCVVRAIRNMRKGEEIVDNYGALWAVHPKKFRQDKLKDQYYFNCQCDACLDDWPIYPEMPDNMPPALKCEKCSEPLLPQENTNFTAYPCTQCKHKHDMSKKLLVLERSHEVFSEAMDKMLKGDVEDALPVFERHLWLMEECLCLPWKDYNNCQEAVKHCYAVMANCKKID, translated from the coding sequence ATGGCCGAGATAGAGATATCAGGAGGGGTGTTCCATAACTTCTACCAAACCATATCGGAAGAGCTGAAATCCTCGGGAAAGTTAGACGAACTCTCAGCTGAATTTGCCAAACTCAAAACTGACGAGGAGCGAGCAAAGTTTGTTCTTGAGCTGGAGATCGTAAATGAAACGATGAAAATTGAGGAAAACTTTAATGGGAAGTCGCTGGAGGAAGCTAAGGTTTTGAGGGAGAATGGCAACCAATCCTTTCAGAAGAAGTATTACTATAATGCGTTGCAGCATTATAATGATTGCATAAGGAAAGTTCCGTTAGATGCTGATAATCCAGAAGGGAAGAATGAGCTAGCTTTGGCGTATGGGAACAGATCTGCTGTGCTGTATCATTTGAAGGACTATGAGCAGAGCTTGATTGACATTGGCCTTGCTCTTGAGTGTGGGTTTCCACCAGAGTTACATTTCAAACTCTACGACCGCCAAGGGAAGTGTTATCGTGAACTCAAGAAGAAAGGGGATGCAGTCGCTGCTTTCAAGAAGGCATCTGAGCTGCTGCAGCAGTCGAACCTTGACGAGAGTAAGAAACTAAACTGGGAAAACGACATCAGGACGCAAGCGGAGGCTTGTCAGAAATTGTCGGCAGAGAAGCCGAAAACAAAAGACTCTCAGAAGAACATTTACAAAAAGCCGAAGATTCCAGTCTTTCCTCCGAGTTGTAATAAAAATGATAAGTTCCCATGTGCGAGCGCTGTTTTTGAGTTGAAGGATTCAGCAGAGCAAGGACGCTGTGCAGTTGTGAGTAAAGATGTCAGAGTTGGTGAGGTGTTGATCGTCGAGAAACCATTTGGTTCTGTCTTACTGGCTCCGTACTACATGACCCATTGTTACAACTGCATGAAACGCACCATTGGCACTTATCCGTGTCCCAATTGTTGTACCGTTAACTTCTGTAGTAAGGAATGCCAGCAGGTGGCGTTGGATTCCTTCCACAAGAACGAATGTAAATACCTTAGTAACATCAATCTTACAGACAACTGCTGGGGGCACCTTGTTCACCGTGTCATCCTTCGAGCCGGGTATGATAAACTCACGTCGTTTAAGGAGTATTTGAAAAATGAAGGTGGTAACGTAGATTGGAATAAATTTGGTTGTGGTGACGGTGACGTTTGGGCTGAGAATGATCTGCGTACCGTGCGCTCACTCATGACACACGATTCTGACCGTACCCCAGCTGATCTGTTTTTAAGGGCGATCAAAGCAGTGTTCTTACTCAAGTGTCTTCAAAAAGGTGGCTTCTTTGGCGAGGAAGCCAAATCTGAAGATGTGGTTTTTGTTGGTGGGCTTTTGTTATCGCTCCTCCAACTCTGCCCATGCAATGCTCACGAGGTCTCCGAAATTGAGGTTTCAAGAAAAGGCATACGCCACGCTAAGTCGTTAGAAATTGGTGCTGGTCTCTACCCAACGATGAGTTTGTTGAACCATTCATGTAACCCAACTGTTGTCCGCCATTATTATGGTGATGTTTGCGTTGTCCGTGCCATCCGTAACATGCGTAAAGGTGAAGAGATAGTTGATAACTACGGTGCTCTATGGGCGGTGCATCCCAAGAAATTCCGCCAAGATAAATTAAAAGATCAGTATTATTTTAACTGCCAATGCGACGCTTGCCTTGATGACTGGCCGATATATCCTGAAATGCCCGATAACATGCCTCCAGCTCTGAAATGTGAGAAATGTAGCGAGCCGTTACTTCCCCAAGAGAACACAAACTTCACTGCCTACCCTTGCACCCAATGTAAGCACAAACATGACATGTCGAAAAAGTTACTCGTCCTCGAGCGTTCGCATGAAGTCTTTTCTGAAGCGATGGATAAAATGTTGAAAGGCGACGTTGAGGATGCATTGCCGGTGTTTGAACGCCACCTATGGTTGATGGAAGAATGTTTATGTCTTCCCTGGAAGGATTATAATAACTGCCAAGAGGCGGTGAAGCATTGTTATGCAGTCATGGCAAACTGTAAGAAAATAGATTAA